DNA sequence from the Candidatus Hinthialibacter antarcticus genome:
TCGCGCGGGCGTAGCCTTCCGCCATGTGGAGCGCGCCTTGTTCGTGACGCACCAAGACAAACTCAAACTTGTCTGATTGCGTAATCAGGTCGAAGACCTCGATAATGGCGCCGCCAGGGTAGCCAAAGACGACTTCAACGCCTTCACGCTCCAGTGCGTCGACGACGATTTCCGCCCCCCGCATGGGGCGCGGCTGAGTTTTCAAGGCTTTTTTCTTGCCCTTGCCTTTGGCTTTGGCCGTTGCTTGTTTCGGCCCGGTTTTGCTAGGCATGGTCCGTCTCCCTTCGTTAGGTTCTCTCGTGTTTTGTTTCCCCGTTGTCTACCCGCTTGGGGCAAAGACAATAAAAAAGCCGTGGACTGTCGCCCACGGCTTCGAGGTTGTTGTTTTAGGTGTCTTACGCAGCCATCCTCGAGGCAGTGGGCGTCATCGCGTCGTCTACTACGACGACGAGGTTCGCTACTACACTGACGACTACGAGAAGAATGGCGTTTGATATCATAATTTTTTTAGTTATCGTTAGATGAGGTGAAAACTTAATCGCAAATCACTTCTTTGTCAAGGGAATACTGAGAAAATCCTAAAAATTCAAATGAGCCGGATGAAATGTTAGGCAAAAATCAATCTATTGACTCGATAGGTTCCTGGATATGAAATTATCTTGCATCAAACACTGCGATTAATTCATTAATAATGATTTTGTGCAATTTGTTTCGTTTTAGCGAATCTCGTCCCGTTTTCGGAATTCCATTTTGGCACACTGGTTCAATATGAAGAAGGCGTCGTGCCCCATATTTGGGACGAGACGCCTTCTGTTTATTACTTAATTTAACTAACTGATGCTGCTGTCTTCATAAATGTGGCGAGTTAATCAAATTTGACTTCAATCAATTCGAGGTCTTTTGTTTCGTCAAATTTCATTGATCCGCCGCATTCGGGGCAGATAAACAAGTGGCCCACCAGGTCTTCTTCGCTAATGGTTTGAGTCAGGCCGCAGTCGTCGCAGTAATGGACGAACTCGCCCTGGTCAATCACCAGTTCGGACCCTTCAAGCGCAGTATGATCTGTTAATGAGTTGTATGCTTTGCGTAACTCCTCATCGGAAAAAATAGCGCCTTTACGTAAGTGAACTTCATGCACATGGGCGGAGCCGTTGGCTCGCTCGTTCAGTTGGCTGACCAGCCGTTCAACATTTGAATACTCATACATTTTTCCGCGTCTCCTTAGGAAATCCTAAAAGTTGTTTTTACCCCGTGGCGAAATAGGGAGCCGTTTCGTCCGAGGAGATGCGGGCTCTTCAAGAGTCCTTGTTAAGCCTTCGTTTGCAA
Encoded proteins:
- a CDS encoding hydrogenase maturation nickel metallochaperone HypA, coding for MYEYSNVERLVSQLNERANGSAHVHEVHLRKGAIFSDEELRKAYNSLTDHTALEGSELVIDQGEFVHYCDDCGLTQTISEEDLVGHLFICPECGGSMKFDETKDLELIEVKFD